The following DNA comes from Metopolophium dirhodum isolate CAU chromosome 8, ASM1992520v1, whole genome shotgun sequence.
gagttataacttataagtatttaaagtttagatgagcagagtagtggacaaacattttgcggggtaaccctGTTCCACTCCGCTCATCAAAACTCATATCTCATAAACTACTTGCTCTAAATTCGATTTCTATGTTTCGaaacacttaaaataatattcagctatggaatatgaaattaaaactatgttaTCATTCAATAAagtgaaaaaattataaggataagaaatatttaaaaatataattttttaataaaaacattgttttgtaaacgacttgaaactatgtaaaataatattttcaaaaacatttaaatttcttgaaataatgagtgttcattaataaaataataaccctgtatataaatataattgacgCCTGTTTACTTttagaacaataaatattacgtttttcCTTAACTATAGAATTTTTAgctttaaaaaatatgtcaagATTTGATGGTCATCTTATTGAAGTAGTATATTTCTAACTACAAGTGTAAGTAACCATTTTTATAACTcagaaataatacataattttaataaatattctagTGTAATACTTTATGTATGTAGACcagtttaattcaatatttattgtaacataattattgtcTTTTTTTGGCAGTTACTGAAATTGaaggcttaaaatatttttccaataggCTAATGACTCTGTGTGTTTGTGTTTTAGACTTCAGtactgtttaaaaataactttttggagataataagacattttattcttggtctatttttatatttttgattttattatgtcTGTCAATATCTTCTTTTTCCTATTTCAAGAATTgagaataaaattgaattagtttgtaaaattgtctttttttttcatagtgtGTATTCTTAGTGGTGTGTGAGAATAAATGACAAGATcagatttatgaaattttaattggtttgttatttttatattttgaatttgttttcctAAACCTGTTTGTTTTACACCTAATTTACATGTTTCACTTCGCattgcatatttatttattttatacatttgatgGTATGTGATGTATAAGATTCTACATTCGAAATTAGAAAAATGTAGTTTGTATTCAAAATCTAATATCTTTGAATGcagctaaataattttgttttaatatgtaatattaaaacataacattataattttgtgttgATTTAAGAGAATAAAAGCTTAGTTTGATCATTggaagttacataatatatcaactcTTAATGAATTTTCATAGAACATTTAgaaatcatttttaatcatgtaaaatcaaaatttatattataatcataaatcaaaTGAGCTGAAGTATAtggtatgtttaatattttgataatgtaatataaaaaatttaaatgtgttgAATATATCATAATTCCAATAAATGTGGTTATAGCAGccacttattaaattatattatttatataatgttaacagatttaaactattaaaatagaGCATACCTCTATTGAAGCGGTTCTTAATAATCCATTTAAAATtccatatttataaaacaaattttaaagtaAGATCTTATATAGTAGGATTTCTAATTTGCAACAGCTCACAAAGTTTTAGTgtttactaacatttttataatggtATTCTTGAAAAATGCTTATCAggaatagttaaaaattcagAATATGAAAGCTAGtccataagttttttaaaaaaaatatcttaaattttgTTCTGTTTATGTAAAAGTATTATATgtgattatatttgttttgacGTATTACCATAATCTATTATTGGAGGATTGTCTTGTGTTTTGTAACAAATTAGTTTATCcttaatcttttaaaaaatatatataatatgcgtacatatttatatattttttatatactttttcaCGTATTTTTCTTGTTTGTATTTGGAACAGCCTTGGTTATTGAAGTGGCCCTATTTtcccatcattgtaaaaatagtaatttattatttatgatcacATATCCAATACttcatactatttaatattttctttagaaATAAGGTGTGTTTGAACTCTGAAGAatggagtttttttttatagaagtgaatagttcattttatttttattcatccttttaatataaatttattattctattataatataaaaccattattgacagaaacaaatgtatattttatttattgtttatattgtttaaagaaAATTGAATTCTATGTATTAAGTAAACTTATCTTTCTATTCCTTTATCGGTAGAATTTAATTGAATTCAAGAGTTGCACCTTTGCTTATTCAATGctgttgtatttgtattattttaaatgtaataacaatgcGGTTATTATGGTTGATTCTGAGTGATCTACATGCTCGATCATTGCATTTAAATTGTCTAATAGAGTTCaagtacttttttatattaggCCTTCTTTCGCTGTCCCctagttgtattttattgttttggagTTTGAAACaagtaagttattatattatttttttttttttgtctcacgGTTCATTAAgtttatatgtgtataaataagtttattttcagAGCAATCTTATTGAAGACTTATTGACAACAATTAAAGCCATTTTGACAACTCTCAGTTTGATGTTGTATTTTTTGTCTTGTGCTTACAACAGACATAACATACGGTTATGTTATGTAAAATGTTTGGACGTCTTATCCTACAACAAAAATACATGTCTAAAAATGTCGtctgtatttattataagtggTATGCATTTGTTTTGGTTGGTTGTGTTTTTTGTCAACTCAATGACAACCCAAGAGCCTACCATCAATCTAGTGCTTCATGCTCAAGATTTCGTCTGTTTCATGTTTGAAATGCAATTTTACGTGATCTTATTGCTGTTGAAATCATCACTTGAAATGATCACTCATAGGATATCCAACTTTTTTCATATGATCAAGGTAGAACGATATTAATcaaagataattatttgttagttgcacataatttgttaatcattgaattaaattgtaagatatataattaacaaatctcaagatataattgaattatacTGAGAAGTAATCCAGTTGATTAAAATCAGTTGTATGAATATTGTTTTTCAACTTTGTTATcagtttatgatttttattagaaataataaaagcgCCTACATTTTCCCACAAATCTAAAAACTGAACTCTGGACCTGGCTCCTTCAGTTATTGCGTTACTAATATTAcgataattataagtaaatattgtttttatttcaaaagttcaaatatattatataccactgACTACGATCATTTATAGAATTGATAATTGATATCTATTTTAACATGAAGTCTATTTTTTCCTTAAatcatgttttaaacatttctattaatttattgacataaactattaaatcataatttatgtgttataacactgaatatacattattagaatattatttttatttgtttacacaCAGGAAAACAAAATTGATACAAAACTTATTTTGCCAGATTACTTTGCGAATTGTTTAGAAGATACTAGATTGTTACATATGGAGATATTTGATATAATGGTTAATGTTAATAGAATATATGGGCTTAATACATTAAccctaattattcaatcaaGAATTTTGTTGGCCATAAACTTGTATTCATATATAACGAGTTTTTCATTAATTGAACTTGTAGAGAGTATGGCAACATTTCAAAGAGTTGCATTGTTATGTTATTGCTGTGAACTGATCAAACGAAATGTTAGttctaaataattgttttgatcaAATTGTACAATTACATAAGACTAAATAGTTttcaggaaaatattattaaaagtttggTTAATGAAATGGATACAAATTTATTGCCAGGAGAAAATTATAAGCAACAGGCGAGTgtgaacttttttaatttatagaatttgttttattgattattcatttaatttttctttagagACTTTTATTTAATCACCAAGTACAAAAATTGAAGTTTGATTTGGATGCTTTAGAAATGTTTCCAATAAATTTAGAAACACTCTTATCTGTAAGTTGAAtgaattaaactaaaatgtacTTTGGTTATGGTATCTAGTGTGATCACAATATAAGtccctaaatattataatagctggaTGACCTCGGGGCTCTAAACGAAATGGGGTTATTGGGAGGTTAAAGAGAGTACCAAACTACAAGTTTTAagaaaatgtcaatattttaactctttcaATACGCGATATGGACGCGTAATACAAGTTACTTTTTTGTAAAGGTTAAAGCCAACCTTTTTTATAGATTCagatgtgttatttttttttaacgatttttgtatattaagtTTTCTCCTATtggaaaaattaatgaaattggagtaagttaaaatttacaaataataaagctgtatttcgaataaaaaaaacccccaTAGGTAAatgggtataggtataggtatatgttatagGAAGCCCcgaaaaatattacctatttttatttctattatggttttcaaaagtcttaataatattatatacaattacttaaatatattacataattaataaaaaacaatgttaagtgtatttacctattaaataatattatataaaagtacaaaaatgaGAATAACTATAACGAACTTATAAAGCGCGACCATACATAATGTTAAAACATGTTTACATCATTTTGATACTTAGAACATAGAACAGTTGGAAATGTAGAGCATAGTCATTGACTGTTTAGTGGTTGTTGGTAAGGGGCtttttttacagtattttaaaatctgagctttttttcataaatgcAATAAAGGAGGGAATTTAGGTATCTGTTTAACactttgttttcataatttatcgtaGTTATACAAAAACTATAACACATTGCAATCTATatagattttgttatttaataaatattagtgttaatttatatattttctgtgtacaaatagtaatttaacaatatttcaaattctCGAGTATGAAATAAACATTGTTTAAATATCGTTAAAAAcagcaattatttattaatttcaacttACTGTAACATTGTCAattatggaacaaaaaaaaactttgtacacaaaaatagttttataaaaagcATTTGAATCTGTAGAAGTCCAAAGGAATtccagtatataatatataatatttaaaataatttatttaaaaacaaaaaatcaataattttaatcaccTGTAAGTCatagttatataaaacaaattgaattaattattcatacaaaaataagaaacataatatgtattatataataataatttctatccATCTAAAGTGTGATATGGCCAATATTGGTACCTACCCAGTACTAGacaattttttctattaaatcatttaattaaaatatacattaatactaaTTGGAGTATTGTAGCATACTAAATTGTGCataaaaaatcgtatttttgcTTTTAGATACCTAATTATATGTCCCATACTCTTTTACCATGGACTTCATGCTttggacatttttaatattgtttttttatacctCAGAATTTTTGGTAGTTACGTAGAAAAAGATTGTGGttgctatttaaaaatagttacttATATTGTGCAAGCTAGTTCCTGAAAGGGTTAAAATGTGTACTTACACATAGGTTCTTTAATACTCTCTTTAACatctgataagtgataacctcATTTCCTGTTTGTGAACAcactattttcaatttgttaCTTATTTGGAAAGTCAGTAGCTGCAATTCAAAATATGTCGcagtttttttaaagttttttttcacttatattttcaaaaagacagtatatgtattgtaaaattGAACGGTTATCACACTTTGGTAACTAAGTTACCTtctaggtaataaaaaatacacttgACTTGTtgaaattgtatgtaatatatttattaatttttttataatgttcaaTATGTTTGTCATGAATGCTATGTACAAATCAATTTTATAGGCCCATGATCTTTATAACTAAATTAgagctataataaaaaatatgctaaatattCCAAAtgataagttaattttattacaaagaTCATGGACCTATAAAAATTGACTTGTGCATAGCAGTTCATGCTTTATGGTacatttgaacaatattataaaaaaaaaacaaatataaaattttacttaCAATTAAATCATGTATAATGAGTTCTGTATTACCTATTGGATTAGCATTAGTTATCTATGAAATAGCGTgaaaaccgtataatattattcggcaATTGCTTTCATTCATCAAAATTCAACCAATTTTGCAAACTGTTTtttctctatattataaataaacaactttGCAAAATGGCCTTAGTAAAAAGGAACTAttggtcataatatattacattaaaaaaaaatgccctATAATATCTGcattatattttgaactaaAGCTACTAGCTTTCCAATTAATTAACATActgtatatgatatttaaatatataatgtatacgccATGACATGtatattatcacataatattttgatgtataaatttattttttcagataTTAATAACTACTGCCAGTTATCTTCTTCTATTCAgccaattaaatttaactttatagaGCTAATAAGTTTAATCTGCATcattctatattaaataataataagtatttaatattttttctttaattatttattagtccatatattaaaaatattaaattactttatataattactGATCTTAACTATTAACAACCGTGTAGTTTGtcttatataagtattacatacatacagtttaatatgtacaatgaagttgttaataattgataattcatCAAACAAATTAGGAAATTGAATTCTGATCTGCTGCCAAGATGGGTTTTGCTGAACAAAAAGTCATGTGAAGTCTAGTCTTTCATTGCTTCATAACTAATAAAGTATTCTATTAGAATgacataaacaataaaaatatcaactaaAATGTTGGATCAAATTAAAggaataataaacattttttttttttagattatttttttatttagctgttttatgaatatttacaatctatacatagTGAAatagtacaaatgtacaatatgttAATACAATTAGAATGTGgttttaaattacttacataGGTTACCCGGAGAgtacaaagtaaaataataattgccaaTTGGTAATATTGATGTAACTGTAAgctaaacattataaaatcgGAAAAAAGTGTTAcgattatactatatatattggttattacctataatattaagtaaattatgaaaatacatttaattggtTTGATGTGAGGAATCATTCAAATGTCTAATTTTAActtgtatgataaaataaatagaatacataatacaatatacaataaactgaatacaattgaatatattataggtttttcCATAGtagtgtatacattattatgaaatcaattattaattgttttttattacccAAGTACAAtaaatcataacaaaaaaataataattatacagaaGTATCTATAACtggattatttaatataattaaaatttatttgtcaaactatgtttaaaatttagttttgatCTGCTAATTAAATAccagttatttattattgactagAATAAAACCATAAGAAACTTTTTTGACACCTTCCATAATAGaatcactaaaataaaaatgccaataacaaatattaacttGATTAACAAAATTTCTGTAGGAACTTTGACttcttttactaatttattattcaataaatacacCATTTTACTTTCTTTTAATAATCTAAGTTTTGTTTCGTCATCTAGTTTTTCCGCCAAAGCGTTCATTTCATTCCGTAAATGATTCTTTGCCTCTCTTACATTAATATCAAAGTAAAATGCTTCAGATCCTTTTCCATCTGAGAATGCCATCCTTTGTTTAGCCATCAATATTTGACCACCAGATAAAATACCCATGtacatatgatatataaatGGCGACAACAGTACATGATTTTCATTTTCTAAACTTAATAAATAGTTGGAGTATTCAGCCATGGCCTTAGTTGTTCCAGAAGGCCATTTTTCTCCTAAATAATGTCGTAAACTGCTTTCAAATGGTTGTGTACGTAACAATCCATTAATTTGGCCAAATTTATGCAAGTTATAATTTTCTTCCTTTTTCATTGCAATCTCTAGATactggtatacaatataaaatcttCGTAATCCTTCTACCCATACTTTGCTATCAGTCATTCCTGAAATGTATAATCATTATCTGTAATTATTTCTCAAGGAGATTTTATTTCTAGAAATTATTTTAGGCGAATAAAATCTTGAGATTATATACGATGAGTTAGTggcagttataagttataagtaaggACTAAGGGCTAATaacattcatattaattattagaaaaatttcTCATTTTAAACTGAAACAATAGAAGTAATTTCAGATTAATCAATTGTTATTAGTCTATTTCTATATTtcacaaacaataaaattgaatttttaaaaccaatagcttttattattatctcaCTTATAAACTTAATGATAGATACTTGGAACCCTTATATTAATACGAACAGCACAGCAATTATATTGAGCAAACATTTACCATATTCTATGGGTTGAGTGTCTTCTTGGCACTTAATAATGTGTACAAGTTTATTAGTGTGGAATAAAATGGCAAGTTGCATTAATAGTTCTAGTAGTCTACTTTgataattgtttaaacattcataaaaaaacctCTTACTATTAATCCCATTTAGTATTTGTGGTGTTTGGTACCAAGTCTTGGTCAACTTACATCATCAAATTAAATAGTGATCCTATCAAAAGCATAAATATAGTTGTAATTCATTAATAACTACAGTGCTTTCAAATTATTGATAGGATTAGAAACCTTAAAGTAATGACTAATGTTGGGTGGGTGATTCACCTAAgggaaacaaaattaaaacaaaacacgttgtattttttaaatctatataggTTGTCCTTTATATGTAAAATCGAGGTttagtttaagtataatattggaccaggtctaaataatattttaattttgaattggttaaatttatttatttctcgaATAATGAGAAGAAATctttattaaaacaatgtgaTTGcaccaatatatattttagttaagaatatgacaatttaaaactaaatgtatTACCAATGGTCATTTTTGCATTAATTAAGGCATCACTAATTCGATGTTCTTTCCTTGTGGCTTTTCTCATTCGCTCGGTAAACTTGATTTCTTCAGCTGCTGAAGatggatttttattattgtcattattttccGCTTCAGTTAACATAATTATCaaagtaaattgtttattttattaaatagatagGGTTTAGTTTAAACAGTAATGCTggatttgaattaaaaaaaattaatgatacatATTGCAatcataacataattaatattatttaatactatacatttttattagaacTTGAAATTGTTCAGGTAAGTTAAGTGACACAGAAATACACTACACAAAATAGTTCTGActtatgtgataatattataataataataatttattataattcataatcatTGAATGCTATATAGAATGCTAACTCTTATCATAGAAGCGTAACTCAATCAGCTGATTCGGTTTACGTCATAGACCTTATCTAAGACcgtggttataacttataagttaactaaagaccggatttatattatattttaattttaacgcaaGTTATGaggatattaaaattgtaaattttttatacatcttaaaatactcataactcgctttaaaattaaaatatactaaaaagcccatgaggttgcccagataataatcttacctttagattttataagaggtcaattcactctaatttttaaattaacggagctacacgtgtttttccgagcgtacaatttgctatgttacgcacttgtaagacggagacaacacatgcgggtataacgtcctcttaatacacCCACGGACTAAgacataagtatatattatatcttagtccgtgaatacacctaatatagtaataaattatgatgcTAATATATTCTCTAAAAAAACATGGGTAACGTAGTTACCCCAGCACTGCCCATGaccaattattatcatatcaaaATTTAACTCGTACagtattgtaatgatatgctcacacaccattataataaactaaaattttacagaataataaacaacggccagactgtcgtttgtagaaatcggtcacatCAAATAAAACAGTGTAGTAGTCCgtgcatcaaataaaaccattaacaaaGACAATTAAGATATCGGCACGCACTTATAAcggtattacgtaggatgtgtgtgactttattttatgctgacgcaaaagaataatctagttcccaggctcacgataactttttgataaagcCGCCTACCACTCTcatctggtcagcatcctcgcgtcgtcCCTttaaccagtgcatgagcaccaaccaccagagtaacaacctctcaagtctcaaaaaatcgatttcaacgagcgacaactagactccttatgcgagcaataatcagtgcgttctttaattcaatttgtgtatttggaGTAGGTATTACTTTGCTTCATCCACGGACTACTACACTGGACTGGATACGTCAAGGGAGGCGGGTGACGGTGGCCGGGCCGCTTAGTGTCCGCGAGAGAGGTGTAGAAAGGGGAAATAGTACGCGAGCGTATGTAGCGCAGCCTGGCTTACCACAGACATACTACTACCCATTCGGCATTCCGTCAAACGATGtagaaattcgctagactaaaccgg
Coding sequences within:
- the LOC132949927 gene encoding uncharacterized protein LOC132949927 isoform X2, yielding MTDSKVWVEGLRRFYIVYQYLEIAMKKEENYNLHKFGQINGLLRTQPFESSLRHYLGEKWPSGTTKAMAEYSNYLLSLENENHVLLSPFIYHMYMGILSGGQILMAKQRMAFSDGKGSEAFYFDINVREAKNHLRNEMNALAEKLDDETKLRLLKESKMVYLLNNKLVKEVKVPTEILLIKLIFVIGIFILVILLWKVSKKFLMVLF
- the LOC132949927 gene encoding uncharacterized protein LOC132949927 isoform X1; this encodes MLTEAENNDNNKNPSSAAEEIKFTERMRKATRKEHRISDALINAKMTIGMTDSKVWVEGLRRFYIVYQYLEIAMKKEENYNLHKFGQINGLLRTQPFESSLRHYLGEKWPSGTTKAMAEYSNYLLSLENENHVLLSPFIYHMYMGILSGGQILMAKQRMAFSDGKGSEAFYFDINVREAKNHLRNEMNALAEKLDDETKLRLLKESKMVYLLNNKLVKEVKVPTEILLIKLIFVIGIFILVILLWKVSKKFLMVLF